A stretch of DNA from Mesotoga infera:
ATTCCTAAAGATGATATTTATGCTGCCCTATCTCGAGAGGATGGGTTTCGACACTCTTTACTTCCTACCGGTTACAAGTTACAGCGATAAATTCAAGAAGGGTGAGCTAGGTTCGCCCTATTCGGTGAAGGACTTCTTCGCAATAGACGAGCGATACCACGATGTGTTGCTGGGCGATATGGATGTTGAAGAGGAGTTCACGGCATTTGTTGAAGCCGCTCATATCATGGGAATGAGAGTGGTTCTCGACTTCATTCCCAGAACATCGGCACGCGACTCGGCTTTGATTCTCAAACATCCCGAATGGTTCTACTGGATCGACGCGTCCCGACTCGGTGACTATTTACCGCCAAAAATCGATAATCTGGGATTCGATCAGGCAAAGGTTGAGACCTTGCCGATTATCTATGCAAATGAAAACGTGAAGAAGCACCTTTCACTTTTCCGTCATTCTCCCGAAAAGCTTTTTCCGGATAGATGGAGAAACTTCGTGGCTCACCACAAGGGCAATGAGAGTTTTCTAGACGAGCTTGTCGAAGAGTTTGGTTTGATAACACCTCCAGGATTCTCCGACTGGATAAATGACAACCAGCCTACATGGGACGACATAACTTTCCTCAGGCTATACAAGGATCATCCGATTGAATCTCGAAGGTTCCTTCCGGAAAATCAGCCGCCATACGTTTTGTTCGATGTAGTGAAGTCCTCTTTCTTTCCCGGTATTGAGCCAATGAGCGATCTCTGGGAGAGCATTGAAAACATCATGCCTTTCTATAATGAGAAGTTTGGTGTAGATGGTGCAAGACTGGATATGGGACATGCCCTTCCTAGAGAGCTTGAATTAAGAATCATCCGCAAAGCCAAAGAGAGAGATCCTTCCTTTGCGATCATTGCCGAAGAACTCGTAATGGGGAATGATGAGAAGGCCAGACAGTCGGGATACGACTGCATTCTTGGGAATACGTGGTGGATGGAACCTAGAATCAATGAAGGAAAGTTCAAAGAGCTCTTATATGGAGTTCTGCCGAATATGAGGCTGCCAACTCTGGCAGGAATCGAGACTCCCGACACACCGAGAGCGGCGGCAAGAAAAAACGGCAGGAGTTTTTCTCGGTTTGCAACTGTACTGAATTACTTTTTGCCAAACGGCATTACATATATCAACTCCGGACAGGAGATCTTTGAGATCCAACCGATGAACCTCGGACTGGATAACGATGAAGAGGGTAGGTACGTTCTTCCCCCAAATGATCCCTTTTACGGGAAGCTTGCTTTCTTCGATCCTTACGTGCTCCACTGGAACGCAGGCGATGACCTGATCGACCTGATTTCGCTTCTCTCTTCTATTAGGAGAAGCAATCTCGATTTGCTAAATTCCAACAATCCCAAACTCCTCTGGGAGGAAGACAAAACATCTGCAGGCCTGTTCTACTGGAATGGAGTCAAAGGACTCTTGGTGGTTGCAAATGGAGATTTCGAGGCAATGAAGGAGTTCCACATCGATCTCGGCTTTCACACGTGGAGGGGAAACCACAAGGTTAAGTGGAAGCTCAAGGGATTCGATGGGCAATCTGATTGGGATGTGGGAGGAGACTTCCATCTCTCTCTTGGTCCCGGAGAGGTTGCCGTTGCACAAGTCAGTTAAGAACAGAAGGCCCCTTCGGGGGCCTTCCTTTTATCTTCGAATTACTTCTTTGGTTCTACAGAAAATCGTATTGCCGTTCTCACTTCCCCGTCAATCTCTACATCCGAAAAGCTTGGAACACATACGAGATTCATGCCGCTGGGCGCTACATAACCTCTAGCGATTGCAATTGCCTTAATTGCCTGATTGACCGCGCCCGCTCCAATAGCCTGAATCTCTGCAACGCCCTTCTCTCTGAGTACTCCGGCAAGTGCGCCAGCGACTGCATTTGGTTTTGAGTGGGTTGCTACCTTCAGTACTTCCATGACTGCTACCTCCTTCTGAGATCTGTCATGCTACTGGGAGAGAAATTAGGATGGTGCGCCCGGCAGGATTTGAACCCGCAACCATCGGAGCCGAAATCCGATGCTCTATCCGTTGAGCCACGGGCGCATGAAATTTAGAAGAAGTGGGGTGGCTGGCGGGGTTCGAACCCGCGGCCGCCTGATCCACAGTCAGGCGCTCTTCCAGCTGAGCTACAACCACCATGTGTGTTACGTGGCGCGCCCGGCAGGACTCGAACCTGCAACCCCCGGATTAGAAGTCCAGTGCTCTATCCATTGAGCCACGGGCGCTGGAGCGGCCGACGGGAGTCGAACCCGCAACATTCGCCTTGGAAGGGCGATACTCTACCAATTGAGCTACAGCCGCACTAATAACTCTTGGTCGGGAAGACAGGATTTGAACCTGCGACCTCCTGTGCCCAAGACAGGCGCGCTTCCAACTGCGCTACTCCCCGCTCACGAATCTAAATATATCAGATTTTGGGGATGCCGTCAATAGTACAGGATCAGAGTAATTAATGAACGGCGAATAGAGTTATAAACTTCTGCTCCCAGTAGCTTGTCAAAGATCTAGGCTAACATTTAGACTGAATGGCATTCATGTGGTTCAACATGGTATAACATCAAGAGCCATACACATGAAATGTAGTAGAATATTCGTTGAGGTGGTTATAGTTGTCTGTGATTGTAACATCAAATCTTGTGAAGAAGTACGGTTCCTTTGAAGCATTGAACAATGTGTCTCTTTCAATAGAGAAGGGCGATCTCTACTGCCTTCTCGGACCGAACGGAGCCGGAAAGTCCACCTTGATAAGGATTCTTACAGGTCTAATGAAGCCTACTTCGGGCGACGTACATGTTGCTGGAATGGATCTGAACAGTAGAGCAAAAGAGATCAGGCAGAAGGTGGGGCTTGTTTCAGAGCGGGTCATCCTGTATGACCGTCTTACTCCTGTTGAGAACCTGCTTTTCTTCGCTTCGATGCTCCATATTGGCAGAAAGGACGCGCTGAAGAGAATCCATGATCTCCTCGAAAAGGTGGATATGCTCTGTTGGAAGAACAAGCCGGTCAGAGTCTTCTCAACCGGGATGAAGCAGAGAGTGAACTTCATTAGGGCTTTGCTTCACGATCCGGAGATTCTGTTTATGGATGAACCTACGCTAGGACTCGATCCACATTCGACCAGAACTATCAGAAACATGGTGAGAGAGCTCAATGAATCAGGGATAACTATTGTTCTCACTACTCACGTAATGGGTGAGGCTGAGAGCATTGCAAAGTCAGTCGGCATAATGCACAGAGGAGAGTTGATCTCAAGCGGGAGCCTTGAAGCTATTCGGGCTTCTATGAAGAGCGATCGAATAATCGTTACGATCAAGGGTTCGCCAGTCGCCTCATTAGAAGGAATTGGGGGCTATCAAAGCGAAATCAGGCTTGATGGAGTTGTGAAGATTAGCTTCCAGCCGGGATGGACTATCGAGGATATCCTCCCCGCGGTTTTGCGGATGAAACTTGAAGTGATTGATATTGAGCACAAAAAACCTTCACTGGAGGATGTCTTTGTCAAGTTGACGGGCGAGAGTTCATAGATCGATAAGACTCCAGGGATCAACGGGTGTACCTCCGCTAAACCTTGACTTCTCTGCGGCCCAGCACATCAAATGGCTCTGAAGAGAGTTTTCGAATGTGGTAGACAAAGACCCCGTTTTTTCTTCCAAGTATCTCACGAAATCTCTTATGATTTCTCTATCACCGCCTCCGTGCCTGGACCCGTCGTGGGTCGTTAGATATGTCTTGTGATCGCCGGAAAAGAGCCTGAGTTCAATACTGTCCCTTTCAAAATCGCCGGTTATCTCTCCATGGCTGCCACTGACAAGTATCTTTCTTGTTTTCGCACTTGTGAATGCATTCATCGAAAAGACAGCCTCGACCCCGTTCTCAAACGAGACAAGCATGTTCTGATAATCAGCGACGTTGTTGTCGCTTCTGAAAACACATCTTCCGTAACTGCTCGTACGCAAAATCTCTCTACGGCTCTCAAAAGACATATCGTTTCCAATAGTGTTCACAGGCCAGTCGACATTGTCAGACAAGTATTGCGTGACAGCGGAATAGGGGCAGGTTTCTTTCAGAGGGCAATCTAGGCATCGTTCTGCCGAGTTTTCGGGAGCGTTCTCTTTTCTGAAATACTTGAGGCCGCCTTTGGATATTACTGAGACAGCCTTCGAAGATAGAAGCCAGGTGAGAATATCCATATCGTGACAGCTCTTTGAGAGGATAGAAGGACCGGTAAGTGTCGATTCTCTCCAGTTTCCCCTTACGTAGGAGTGAGCGAAGTGATAGAAGCCTACCTGCTCAGTGTACTCAACTGCCTGTATCATTCCAACAGAATCTGAATCAAGGAGAGACTTTAGCTGTTTGAAAAAGCTAGAATACCTCAACACGTGAGCGATGAATAGTCGGGAGGTATCTACTTTAGAGTATTTTAAGGCCCTTATGCCGTCAAGCCCGACAGAGATAGGTTTCTCCAGAAGAACGGAATAACCACCTGCAAGTGCCGCTATAGTGGGTTCAACATGAACCGCTTCCGGAGTGGCAACAATCACTCCGTCGGCGAACTTTGGCCTTGAAAGAAGGACTTTCCAGTCTCCAACA
This window harbors:
- a CDS encoding maltodextrin glycosyltransferase; the protein is MILDRALRLLKGRKEKLDYSIPKEWLPTGYSGTLKLRDRYIFVDPYEFSSTIVEGILSRAEKGRDYSKSLGRMRMENESTWINSAIIYGSFVRSTTAYSHHDPELFSELDSQQYSESGTFLKMIFMLPYLERMGFDTLYFLPVTSYSDKFKKGELGSPYSVKDFFAIDERYHDVLLGDMDVEEEFTAFVEAAHIMGMRVVLDFIPRTSARDSALILKHPEWFYWIDASRLGDYLPPKIDNLGFDQAKVETLPIIYANENVKKHLSLFRHSPEKLFPDRWRNFVAHHKGNESFLDELVEEFGLITPPGFSDWINDNQPTWDDITFLRLYKDHPIESRRFLPENQPPYVLFDVVKSSFFPGIEPMSDLWESIENIMPFYNEKFGVDGARLDMGHALPRELELRIIRKAKERDPSFAIIAEELVMGNDEKARQSGYDCILGNTWWMEPRINEGKFKELLYGVLPNMRLPTLAGIETPDTPRAAARKNGRSFSRFATVLNYFLPNGITYINSGQEIFEIQPMNLGLDNDEEGRYVLPPNDPFYGKLAFFDPYVLHWNAGDDLIDLISLLSSIRRSNLDLLNSNNPKLLWEEDKTSAGLFYWNGVKGLLVVANGDFEAMKEFHIDLGFHTWRGNHKVKWKLKGFDGQSDWDVGGDFHLSLGPGEVAVAQVS
- a CDS encoding stage V sporulation protein S, whose protein sequence is MEVLKVATHSKPNAVAGALAGVLREKGVAEIQAIGAGAVNQAIKAIAIARGYVAPSGMNLVCVPSFSDVEIDGEVRTAIRFSVEPKK
- a CDS encoding ABC transporter ATP-binding protein: MSVIVTSNLVKKYGSFEALNNVSLSIEKGDLYCLLGPNGAGKSTLIRILTGLMKPTSGDVHVAGMDLNSRAKEIRQKVGLVSERVILYDRLTPVENLLFFASMLHIGRKDALKRIHDLLEKVDMLCWKNKPVRVFSTGMKQRVNFIRALLHDPEILFMDEPTLGLDPHSTRTIRNMVRELNESGITIVLTTHVMGEAESIAKSVGIMHRGELISSGSLEAIRASMKSDRIIVTIKGSPVASLEGIGGYQSEIRLDGVVKISFQPGWTIEDILPAVLRMKLEVIDIEHKKPSLEDVFVKLTGESS
- a CDS encoding Gfo/Idh/MocA family oxidoreductase, coding for MVDLIMIGAGNRGYFAYGEALKTVKKSRVVAIAEPDKQRRERFAERHGIRASDSVGDWKVLLSRPKFADGVIVATPEAVHVEPTIAALAGGYSVLLEKPISVGLDGIRALKYSKVDTSRLFIAHVLRYSSFFKQLKSLLDSDSVGMIQAVEYTEQVGFYHFAHSYVRGNWRESTLTGPSILSKSCHDMDILTWLLSSKAVSVISKGGLKYFRKENAPENSAERCLDCPLKETCPYSAVTQYLSDNVDWPVNTIGNDMSFESRREILRTSSYGRCVFRSDNNVADYQNMLVSFENGVEAVFSMNAFTSAKTRKILVSGSHGEITGDFERDSIELRLFSGDHKTYLTTHDGSRHGGGDREIIRDFVRYLEEKTGSLSTTFENSLQSHLMCWAAEKSRFSGGTPVDPWSLIDL